The following nucleotide sequence is from Catonella massiliensis.
ACCATAGATGTTCTTCTAGTGTATCCGTCTTATCAATTAATGTTTTGATTGCTTTCCAGCTAATTTTTGCACCCACCTGGTGCAAAATTTCTTCAGATGGAATCCTTCCTGCAAACTGTTTCATATAATTCAAATTTCTTACAGAATATCCCTCAACACCTGGATATATCATTCTTAGGTCTTTAGATAGCGTTTCAACAAAACGGTTTCCCCAAGAACTATACTCAATAATCACTTTACCGATATTCCAATACAGAATATTTCTCTCGACATTTGCAGTTGTCATAACTTGATTTTGAGTTTGAATTATTTTGTTTTTTACCTTCTCAAGAGCATCAAAATAATTCTCCATTACAATTTCATTCTTTGCCATATTATAATCTCCACATATCAGTAAGGTTTATTTTCAATCTTGGCAAGTGCCTCAAGCATACGCTTACCAATAGCCTCTGGATCATAATTCTCTGCTGCACAGATTAATCGCAGACCATCAGAAGTAAGCAATCTGCCGTACAGCTTATCTTCCTTGTATTTTTGGTATTCTTCATATTCCTTATTGGTTAATTGCTTCACATCTATCACGCTCCTTAATTAACTCAGTCCTTTATGACAAGTGGTTTTTATACCACTCAATAACGGAATCTCTATCAGAATCAAAGAACTGTGTCGAAACATAAACATCTTTACCAGCATAATTTATTGGCTTTGCCCTATATCTCTTCTGAGTAGAATTCATAGTTCTTGTAGACATTAGAGTTTCTGTCCATCTTGTCAATTTTATCTTTGATAAGAAGTGTCAGCTGCTCATTATCAGTCTTGACTGGTTTCAATTTCACCTTATATTTTTCTTCGCAGTGTCTGTTAAACATTACTTCTTCTATTTCACTTTCAACTCTGACAGAAACATCTTTTGATGCATCATAAAGTGCTTTAAGAAGAATATACATAGTTGTAATACGCTGTTGTCCGTCTATAATTAAAACTTCGTTTAATCCACTTCCACCATTATTGTCATCAATATATACCACGGTTCCAGTAAAATGCTGACAATTCTTCTGGCTTGCCTTCATTATATCCTGGTACAGTTTTTCACATTGGATGTTAGTCCAATCATAATTTCTCTGATATACGGGTACCTTAAAAACTCGTTTATTTTTCTCCAAAACATCTGAAAAAAGCCACATTCTATTTGCTTTCATTTGAACATCTCCTCATATCAAGGTTAGGTTTTGTTTTTACCGGGACTACTTAAACGTAACCACAGTGGCCCCGGTACCGCCCTCATTGTACTCGCCTTCCCTAAAGCTCTTTACATACTTACACTTCTTAAGGTAGTCGGAGACCATGCCCTTAAGGGCACCTGTTCCACGGCCATGTATTATCCTTACCTGCGGAAGGTGGGCAAGATAGGCATCATCGATGTATTTGATAAGTTCTGCCCTCGCATCATCATATCTCATACCCACAAGGTTCTTCTCAACTCTTACATTTAAGCTCTTGCTCATTCCTATGCTGCCCTTGCCTGATGAATACTTGTCCTTAACCATCTTTACAGAGTTATCTTCCTCCACAAAAGCAAGGTCTTTTACATTGACATTAGACTTCATTATACCCATGGTAACGGTGAGGTTGCCCTTTGCATCAGGGAGGGTACTTACAGTTCCCTTTATTCCCATTGTAAGCACCAACACCATATCTCCTATATGGAGCTGCTTGTTGCCTACTCTGTTCCTCTGGCTTTCCTTAGCCCTGATGCCGTTTGTCTTAGTTACAGCGTCTATCTTCTCACGAAGCTTGGTTCTCTCCTCCTCCATTTCCCTTGCAGTAGCGCCGCCAAGCCCCCACTTATTGTATTTCTTAATGGAAGCATCCGCCATTTCCTTAGCCTCTGACAGTATCTTAGAAGCCTCTCTCTTCGCATCTGCAAGCAGACTTTCTTTCTTCTCTGCAAGCTTTTCTACATCTGTCTCAAGAGCCTGCTTTTCTTTCTCTATTTCGGCTCTTCTCTTCTTTATCCTTTCCTCTTCTTCTTCTATGAACTGACGGCTTCTGTTAAGTTCAGCTATCACATCTTCAAAGCGCTTGTCATTGGTATCTATCCTGTTTGCAGCATCTTCTATTATCTCATCAGAGAGCCCCAGCTTTTTGGATATGGCAAAGGCATTACTCTTGCCCGGTATTCCTATAAGGATGCGGTAGGTAGGCATAAGAGTGTCAATATTAAACTCAAGACTTGCATTTACAACTCCCGGAGTGCTAAGTGCATATACCTTAAGCTCACTATAGTGGGTAGTCGCCATTACCCTAGCATCCCTTGCCTGCAAGTTCGCAAGTATTGCCATAGCAAGGGCGGCACCCTCTGTAGGGTCGGTTCCTGCTCCTAGCTCGTCAAAAAGTACCAGGCTTTCCCTGTCAGCCTCCTTTAATATACTTACAATGTTTACCATATGAGATGAAAATGTAGACAGACTCTGTTCTATACTCTGCTCATCTCCGATGTCTGCGTATATTTCCTTAAATATACCAAGCTCCGACTTGTCAAATGCAGGGATATGAAGCCCTGCCTGTCCCATAAGAGTAATAAGTCCTACAGT
It contains:
- a CDS encoding DUF262 domain-containing protein — protein: MKANRMWLFSDVLEKNKRVFKVPVYQRNYDWTNIQCEKLYQDIMKASQKNCQHFTGTVVYIDDNNGGSGLNEVLIIDGQQRITTMYILLKALYDASKDVSVRVESEIEEVMFNRHCEEKYKVKLKPVKTDNEQLTLLIKDKIDKMDRNSNVYKNYEFYSEEI
- a CDS encoding endonuclease MutS2 codes for the protein MNKKVLHTLEFDKILDRLSEFASSPKAKERVHSLVPMTDIEDINKAQKETADALARVYQSGHISFSGLTEIGDSLVRLEVGSTLGMGELINISKTLDVALRVKNFGAKRDSSLEADSLSERLEMLAPLSPYNNEIKRCIISEEEMADDASPGLKNVRRKIEFTNAKIREQLDSLVNSAADKGFLQNNKVTMRNGRYCLPVKNEHRSKVDGLVHDQSSTGSTLFVEPAVVVKYNNELSELMIEEAKEIEKVLAALSNEAAGYIDELRYDVEVLPVLDFIFAKAELAKEMSATEPIFNLDRRINIKKGRHPLIDKKKVVPIDINLGKDFELLVITGPNTGGKTVSLKTVGLITLMGQAGLHIPAFDKSELGIFKEIYADIGDEQSIEQSLSTFSSHMVNIVSILKEADRESLVLFDELGAGTDPTEGAALAMAILANLQARDARVMATTHYSELKVYALSTPGVVNASLEFNIDTLMPTYRILIGIPGKSNAFAISKKLGLSDEIIEDAANRIDTNDKRFEDVIAELNRSRQFIEEEEERIKKRRAEIEKEKQALETDVEKLAEKKESLLADAKREASKILSEAKEMADASIKKYNKWGLGGATAREMEEERTKLREKIDAVTKTNGIRAKESQRNRVGNKQLHIGDMVLVLTMGIKGTVSTLPDAKGNLTVTMGIMKSNVNVKDLAFVEEDNSVKMVKDKYSSGKGSIGMSKSLNVRVEKNLVGMRYDDARAELIKYIDDAYLAHLPQVRIIHGRGTGALKGMVSDYLKKCKYVKSFREGEYNEGGTGATVVTFK
- a CDS encoding cytochrome C encodes the protein MKQLTNKEYEEYQKYKEDKLYGRLLTSDGLRLICAAENYDPEAIGKRMLEALAKIENKPY
- a CDS encoding DUF1016 N-terminal domain-containing protein gives rise to the protein MAKNEIVMENYFDALEKVKNKIIQTQNQVMTTANVERNILYWNIGKVIIEYSSWGNRFVETLSKDLRMIYPGVEGYSVRNLNYMKQFAGRIPSEEILHQVGAKISWKAIKTLIDKTDTLEEHLWYTSQCLENGWSTTVLAHQLESNLYERQVLVDKTTNFKTQLADHLMNRSRK